CCAAATTGGGATACGATGATTTGTATTTGGTGCACAATCTTCGCAAGCGTATTGCCGCGCGTATCGCCAGCCTTAAATCTCTGGTGAAAGAGTAGGGTGATGGAATCCATTGGCACCATTGCATCGCCTTACAAGCAAAGGTTTGCGATTCCCCGTCAGCCGGGACTGGTCAATAGCGCGCGAGCGAAGATTTACTTGAACCCAAGTTTTTCAAAAGATGCAGTCAAAGGCATTGATGAGTTCTCCCATATTTGGGTGATTTTTAAGTTTCATGAATCACGGGGCCAGACTTTTAAGGAAGTGGTGCGTCCGCCCAAGCTTGGTGGAAAAGTCGGTCGTGGAGTATTTGCTACACGCTCGCCTTTTCGTCCCAACGATATTGGATTATCGGTGGTGAAACTTCTTGGATATGGTGAAGAGGGCAAGCAGGTTGTGCTGGAGGTTGAAGGTGGGGACTTTTTAGATGGGACACCGGTGTACGATATCAAGCCTTACGTGCCTTACGCCGATGCTTTAGAAGACGCGACAAGTGAGTGGGCGCAAAATGAGGAACCGCGCATTACAGTGAAGTGCGATGTGGAATTACTCACCTTGGGCTTTGACAACGAAGACCGTGAACGCTTCAATATGCAGGTAGAGTTCATACGAGAATGTCTGTCGCTGGACCCGCGGCCGGCGCACGAGCGCGGCATGGATGCCCGTGAGGGACAAACATGGGGCGTTATCCTTGGTGACTTTGAAGTGAAGTTTACGGTACAAGCCGGGGTTTTGATTATTACTCAGGCCTACATTGAGAACTGCGTTTGAATTAATTCAATTAAGACTGTGGTAGTGAAGAGCGATAGTTCGATGGGTTTTGCCCCTTCCATTCTTTAAACGCTCGATTGAATGAACTTTGGTCGTGATAACCCAAAAGAAAAGCGACTTCGCCTAGGCTAACGGATGAGTCGCCGAGATAGTGCTCTGCCATATCTTGTCGGAGTTCTTCGAGAACGTGAGCGAACGAAGTATCAGCTTCACTTAAGCGCCGCTGCAACGTGCGGGGATGAATCTCTAGATTTTCTGCTACATGTTTGAGCTTCACATCACCACTGGAGAGGAGTGAACTCAGGGCACGTCTTACATCGTCAACAACGCTTGGCGCTTCACTTCGAAGGGTCAAGAGCCGTTCGGCATGTTGTTGAAGCACCGGGAATAGGCTTGCATCTGCTTGCGCTACGGGCCAACCCAAGATTTCATTGCTACAGATGACAGTGTTGATGGATGCATTAAACGTAATATTGTCTCCAAATATACGTTTGAGTTCATCGGTATTCTCGGGTGCTGCATGTATGAGCGAAACCGAGTGAATGGGAATTGAGCGCTCCACAAGTCTTTCGGCAAAGATGCGTAGGCCAGCCAGTACACTCTCAGTAACATGTCGGTTGGAGTCAGCATCTTCCAGGGCATTTGCCCAGCTTAGTTCCATGGTGTCGCTATCGATATCGAGCTTGAAATGACCAAGGTTGTGAATGATTTCTTCGTAGCGGGTCACCTGGGCAAGCGCATGGCTTAAGGTGTTACAGCTCATCAAGGTGTAGCCCAGCACAGGATAAGAGGCTGGAGAGATACGTTCGCCTACGTGCAAACCAAAATCTGCATCGCCACTAAGCTTTGCCGCTGCATTAATGAGTTTTACATAGGAATCACCAGGGAATTGGTCGGGCAGGTTCTCAAGAAGTGCTGAATCTAGGTTAATAGCGTCTGCAAGTTGTGCGACAGTTACCGACATCTCGCCTGCCGTATCGATGACACGTCTTGCATAGAGCCCCGCGACAACGATTTTTTTTACCCCTTCGATCATTCACTGAGACCCTTTTAAGCTGTTGAAAATAAGGGGTTTTTTATTTTTTTTTATTGCTGTCATCATCCGGCAACTCCCTTGTCGTGATCCGGAAATACAGCTTGGACTCCCTGGCGTAAGGTCATCTCATCAACCGGGGCGCATCACACTCAATGTGAACATAGCAGAGGCCCTGGTTCAGATTCAACGCAAGGAGAAGAGCCATGACCAAGCCCGAAACAATGACCATCGACATGGATCCCCGTCAGTATATCACGAAGGTATCAGCCAAAGATGGCAGCACCATTGAAGGTGCCTATTCGCCGGAGCAACTTCTTGTGAGTGCTCACCGTGATTATCACCCCGCAGACGTGACGGCGCGTATGGCCATGAGTCAGTTGGTTGATTTTACCGGCGATGAAGGCTGGGTAAAGAAGGTGATGAAACGAACCCGGCGTTTGGGGCATCGTTCCATTGGAACCATGGCAAGTGTTCTTCCTTTTAGCTCTCCTGAGAAAATGGCGATGACTATGTGGGGACTTAAAGACCGCAACTATCGCTTTGAGTTTGAAAAGGTTGAGATGGAGCAAGATATCCATATGGGTATTGTTGAAAAGCTCCAAGCCGCGGGCGCTGCTCAATTGAGCAAGGTTCAGGCAATTGGCGGAATTCGCATTTTACTAACCGGCGGTACAGGGTTTCTGGGTCAGGAAATCATTACTCAGGTAGCACAAGATACATCGATTCAAGAAATTGCCATTGTGATTCGTCCGAAGGTGATTCGAGATCGCAGGACCAAAGAAGTTGTTACGGTTATTAGCCCCAGCGAGCGTGGCTTTAAGCTTCTCGATGACTTGGGTATTCAGGATGCACAAGAGCGAAGTCGTTTTCGCTTTATCGCAGGTGATATTGAAAGACCTCTTTTCGGTATTGAATCCAGCCAATTCGATGTGCTTCGCAGCACCATTACCCATGTGATTCATTGCGCAGCAAGTGTGTCCTTTGATGCGACTTATGAAGACTCTTTTAAGGCCAATGTTCTCGGGAGCCGTAATGCTTTGTCTTTCTCGCTCTTGCTTCAAGAGTCTGAGGAATCGGCCTTTGTAAGTCATATCAGTATTGAGACTTCATATATTCACGGACGTCAGCAAGAAGCAGTGGCCAGAGAAGATGAACTTCAATTTCCAAACAATTTTTACAATAACCACTATGAGCTGACGAAAGCCATGGCCTCAATTGAGACCGAGCGATTTATGTATCAAGCCGGTTTAAGAGTGGTTCAGCTTTGTCCCTCTATTGTTATTGGTGATTCCAAGACAGGTAGAAACTATGGGGACCTAAAGGTTGTGAATGCACCTGTGAATGCTTTTGGCCGTGCCCACCAGGCATTGAGTGGTGAAGGTGGAAGCCTAGAAGACCGTGTTCTAGGTTGGGGCATTGCTCAGCTGGCTTGTATCTTTCCTGGAGACCCTCGGGCAAAGCTTAACCTGGTACCGGTCGACCGTGTTGCTGAAGGAATTGTTGCAGCGCTTAAACGTCCGCAAGCCATTGGCAGCCGGGTTCACCTTGCTACAGACAATTATATCACTTCACGGGATATGCGGGATATCTGTGCTGATGAGATTGGTGTGAATATTCGTCTTGCAGAGCCAACGATGCATCGAAATCTTACGCTTCCGATTATGACGAGGCTACTTGAACTTTGTAATCAAGATAAACTTTCCAATGCTCTTTATAAGCTGGGCACAATCTTTGGTGGTTACAGTGAGTGGGGACAGCCTATCCACGAAGTAGGTAACGACCATTTTGTTTTAGGGCTCAGTGAAGAGCGCCCCGATACAGAGTTGGCGTTTCGTATGCTCTGTCGTCATAACAATTATGTTCAAGATTTTGGTCAGGTGCGTGATGCTACTGAAGTAGCTCGACGTGAGCGTGTTTGGGATGCAGCAGTTGCCTGCATTGAAGAAGACAGTGGCCTGGTACCAGCGACGATGTCTCCGAAGAGATTTAAGGCAGCTCTCACGCACTATGTAGACATGGATCGGTTTGAATTTCGCGCTCAAAGCAACGCGGCTCGCCTGGCTGCTTAACAAAGGAGTTGATGACATGATGCAAGTAGCTCGAAAAAGACCAGTAGCAGGTTTTAAAGAGGATCCGATGGATCAAGCGCTGGATCCGGCTTATGCCTTTCGCGTGACGAGCCGGATTATGAAGCGACTCAATGAGAGTTACTTCCGGTCGCGTTTTGTTGGGTTTGAAAAATCCATTCGCGGCAGCCGAGCAGGTGCTCCTGTTATTTATGCAAGCAATCATTCCGGTATGGCATTCCCCTGGGACGGTATGGCTTTAGCGGCAGGAGTATTTGAGCAAAGTGGTTATCAGCTCAAAGATGCTATGCGACCCATTGCATCACCCTTGTTGTCCAAACACCGCGCCATGAGCCCGTTTATGGTGAAGGATTTTTGGCGGCGCCAAGGAGCCATTGATGCCACCATGGAAAACTTTCGCGAGAGCATGAATGATGATGGTGTAAATCTATTAATTTACCCCGAGGGCATTGGTGGAATCGGTAAAGGTTTTAATCGTCGATACGAAGTTCAGCGTATTTCAACATCCATGGTCCGGATGAGTATTGAACACAAAGCCGATATTGTTTTGGTGGCAACAGTGGGCGGTGAATATATCAATCCACTGAGTTATAGTTTCGATACCATCAATGGGTTGGCGCAAAAGCTGGGTGTGCCTTTTGTGCCGATTGGGCCAAGCCTGGGATTTGTTGTGGCACAGCCCTGGATGACCTGGTTTGCATTTCCTGCCAAATTAACATTCGTGCGCGGACAAACGTTTAAGCCTTATGAAATGGTGGGCGATAGGGCGCTTGATGAAGTTACGGAGCGTGAGATTCAAGACATACGAGATAAGATTCACGAGGCCATGCAGGAAGAATTAGATGAAGCGGTGGCCTCTTATGGAGAGAAACCTTTTGATGTGGAAGAGCTTGGAAGAGCGATGCTCGATAACGTTAAAGAGCTTCATCTTTTCTTTCCGGTCTTTTGGCCACTGCTTTTTTGGGAGACGGAACAACATAACCGCGAACATCCCGAAATGCAGATTGCAAAGTCAGGCTTCGCTCATCAGGCGCAGGCTATCTTGGATACTGTCGCTGCCCGTGAAGCAGAAGCACGACCAACTTTAGGCTCGCTTATCAAAACGATTACAGAGTCACCGTCTATTTTAAGTTTGTATTTTCCTGGGGTGGGGCTTTGGAAAATGCTTCGCGGCGAGCTTTAGTTGATATAAACTCAATGGAGCATTTGGAAAACGAAAAAAAGAGCACCCGTGAGGCGCTCTTTTAGATTCTCTATTTAGTTTTGACTCACTTCGGTGCCAGACGAAGCGCGCCGTCGATGCGTACCGTTTCGCCATTCATGTAGCTGTTTTGCACCATGTGTTCCACCAGGTGGGCATACTGGGCTGGGTCGCCAAGAAGCTTTGGAAATGGAATGCCGTTGGCGATTGCCTGACGGATTTCTTCCGGAAGCATGCCGAGCATCGGGGTATCAAAAGTTCCGGGAGCAATGGTCAATACGCGAATACCAGCAACCGCAAGGTCACGGGCAATCGGCAAAGTCATACCCACAACGCCGCCTTTCGATGCGCTGTAAGCTGCTTGACCAATTTGGCCTTCGTAAGCGGCAACCGATGCGGTGTTGATGATCACGCCGCGCTCGTTGGCTTCAAGTGGGTCATTCTTGGACATAGCGGCTGCCGCCAAACGAATCACGTTGAAGGTACCAATCAGGTTCACTTCGATGGTTTTCTTAAACACATCTAAGTCGTGGGCAGTACCATCGCGGTTGATGGTACGGCCAATAGAACCGATACCCGCGCAGTTAACAGCAATACGCAGAGGCGCCATGGCTTCTGCCGCAGCAATGGCTGCGCTTACATCATCTGGTGAGGCTACGTTGGTTTTCATAAACTTGACGCTCTCGCCAAGCTCATCTTCCATGGCTTTACCTTTTTCTTCGTTAAGGTCCATCATCACCACGCGAGCGCCGCCAGCGACAAGCCTACGTGTGGTAGCTTCGCCGAGGCCGGAAACACCGCCGGATACTATTGCAGATACATCTTGAATAATCATGGTTTACTCTCCCAGGTGAGGTTGTGAAGGTTGAACGATAGGGGCTTTGGTAAAACGCTGCTCCGGGCCAGGGGCCACATAAACTTGAACAGCTTTGACTGGAGTGTCAGAGGCAACTTTAGCAGAATGGTTAGCCCCAAGCGGGATGTGTATGGCATCGCCAGCGACCGCAGAAATAGCGGTACCATTGATGGTCATATCCATTTTGCCTTCGAGCATATAAAGTATTTCTGCACTTTCTGGATGGTTGTGCAGTGGAACAGCGGCTCCGGGTTGCAAAGTGAGAACCGATAGGGCGGCCAAGTTGCTGGCGTTGGTCTTGTTTAAGAATAGCTGAGCCAGAACTTTCCCGCCCGCAACGCTGTGTATAGGGGCTTCGCTGCCTTTGACGACGTAGGGTCCGGTGTCTGCGGGTGCTTTGAGATCTAAGTGCGAGCCGTGCTGACATGCCATCAAAGACAATGCAGCCGCCAGTATCACCATTCGCTTTTTCAAGGCGTCACTCCAGGTTGTAAAAGCCTAGCTTCAAGCTTTCTGCGGGAACCTACTGCGAAGACATAGAAAAGTTCAAGAAACGAATCGTCACGTTATTTTACCGCTCGTTATCAAAGGGTATGAGAGCATGAATAGATAGGATGCTTGAATGGTGAGAAAGCTCTAAGGTATTTAAATCTTTGGTATTTTTGTTGATATGATCCGCATCACATTGAGCCAGCGAAGCAATTTAATCGTTAGAAAAGGCTTGCCGGTATTCATGAAAGCAACGCTGATATCCCGTTCGGGGTCTGCGTAGGCAAGGACATTGGTGAAGCCAAGGTGCCCAAATGCACGGGGTGTACCCATGCCATAAAAGCTTAAGTAGTCACCGCCGAGCATAAAACCCATGCTGTAACGAACCGGCATCATCAATGTTGTATCGACTTCTAGGTAACTGGTTTCAGCCACCGCCCGCCGTACTGTTTTTCTATCAAAAATTTGGACGCCGTCGAGGGTACCCTCACGGAGTAAGAGCTCGAAGAATCTGCAGGCTTCGTTTGCGGTACCGATAACATTTCCTGAGGGAACCTGCGCGGTGAGGAAGCGTGAGTCATTCGAGAGTCTTACCGCTTCACGTATATCTACACCCAACGAACGTTCAAGCAGCGCCGACATCGGAAATGCTGGTGGTGGACCCGTATAAGCATGCTCGCCCACTTCATGAAGCCGCTCTGGAGGGACGCCGTAGTTGAGAGCATCGAAACCCAATGGATCGAGAATCTCACTTTGCAAAAACTCACGGGGATCTTTACCGGTAATACGGTGAATGATTTCCCCGAGGATAAAGCCGCCCGTCACTGCGTGGTATGCAAGCCATCGGCCGGGACGCAAGGTTGGTGGGGTTTCAACAATGAGCTTGAGTACCGCCTCACGGTTCGTGAGAATATCCAACGGGTCCTGGGCACCCGGGTTATTCGGGATACCCGAACGGTGGGTGAGGACATGGCGAATTGTAATGTGACGTTTACTGTCTGTTCCAAACTCTGGAATGTATTCTTCAACGGCATCGTCTAAGTGCAGTTGTCCACGCTCATTTAAGAGGTGGATGAGCATGGCCGTGAGGACCTTCGAGGCTGAGAATAGGTTGAAAAGTGAGTCGGGTGTAGCGAGGACTTTTTCTTTTCGAGGACCGTCGCCCGGCGCATTGCCACGGATGTGTCCAATCGTTCTGTTCATGACGATTTGGCCATGGCGCCGTATGCAAATCGCAAGTGCTGGGTGTAAGCCCGTGTTGTAGAGTCCTACAATGGACTTCCAAATGGCCTCCACGCTGTCGCGCTCCAGTCCTGCAAGGGACGGGTTGACCTCATTTTCGCCATAAGTGGTCACATCGGCTGGGTTATAAACTTTTATGTTTTTGGAAAGCATGGGTCTAATTACGTACTCTCGGCTTCACCGTTAATATTATAAGTTATTGAATTTTAAGAGCTATTTGTTTCTGATGCAATGGCTCTAATCAATGCACTGTGTCATCTCGGCCCCGAATAACATACGCGGTGCGTTACGTTTGTAATTTCTTTGTCAGTCAGGTGTTATAGAGTCCTGGAAAGCATCATCAGGGGGTTCTGAATAGACGCTTTGAATCTCAGTGCGATGGGGAGCCGTAAATGCTTAGTGTCATTGATTTTACCGGAGAATCGCAGCAGCCGAGCCCGTTTGAGGCGCTTAGGCAGTGGTGTAACGATTTTATGCGGCATTATCAGCACCGCAGTAGCATGACCTCGGTCTTTGAGAAGGGAATGGTGCGATTTCTGCGCGTTCGCGGTTTTATGAGCCACTTTGTACCGACTAGAAGCGGGATGATCCACGTGATGACGGGTGCAGGGGGCGGCGATATGGCACCGGTGGTGCTTTTTCACGGCCTTGCCTCATGTGGTGCTCACTACACGCCTATGATGCGTCACCTCCGCAAAGAGGTCCGCGAGATTATACTCCCTGATGCACCCGGGCATGGACAAAGTTCAACTCCCCCTGATGACCAAAGCCATGAAGTATTTCAAGAGTCGCTCAATAAGGCAGTGGCTTCTCTGATCACGGAACCCGCCGTCATTTTTGGCAACTCTATGGGGGGATTTCTGGGGATTCGGTTTGCGCTGGCCCACCCAGATAAGGTTCGCGCACTGATTCTATGCTCTCCCGGGGGAGCGGCGATGAGTCAGCCCGAGCTTGATTCATTCTTGGAACTGTTCCGAATGAAATCGCACAAAGACTCGCTCGATTTTCTCAACCGGGCCTTTGGAAAAGTACCGCCGTTTCGTCATTTGGTGGCCAGGCGTGTGCGTCATCGATTTTCGAGCAAGATACTCCAACAGAGATTAGACAGTTTAAAGTCTGAAGATTTGCTGAGCCCTGAAGAACTCCAACAACTCAAGGTCCCGGTTGTTCTGATTTGGGGGCAGGAAGACGGCATTTTGCCACAGCAATGTCTCGATTTCTTTCAGGAGCACTTGCCGGATAATACGCGGGTGATTGAGCCATCGGAGTATGGTCACGCGCCTTTCGTGCGACACGCTAAATCCTTGGCCGGGCATATCGTAGATTTGTTGGCAGAATTACGGATGGAGAGCAGCTGGAAGGCCCATTGGTTCGACTCTTAAGCTTCTCTCAAGCTCCGCTTCAAACTCGTTGATTCGGTTACAATTGTGTTCATAATTGGTCACAAAGTTGTACTTTCTTGCGTCTCTGATATGCGAGACTAAAAGGTGAGGACAATGGCTAAAGCATTATTGACTGAAACAGTAGAGAAATTAGGTACCGAACTCCAGTGGGGCTGGGATGAGCGCTGGAACAGCGCACTGATGGTCCTTCAGGGTGAAGAAGGTCAAGCATTTTTGCTCAAGTTAGCTGATGTGTTTGGCACTATGTGGACTCATGAAAACATCGCGACCGCTGACCAAGGTGTGCAAGATTTGGCACAAAATATGGGCGGACTGCGAGCCGGTCAAAAGCTTTATGCTACCGCTATCGAAGACGGCGCTATTATGTACGCTGCGAGTTGGCCTTGGGTAGGGAATAGTCATTTGTCGATTCGAATCGGTATTTATGGCGGTGACCATCACTTGAGTGTGCGTACCATTTTTGCTCCCGATTCTCTCAAGCCGAAGTCTTAGTTTTATAGCATTGCTCCCTAGCCTATGTGTTTTGCCAGCTTGCAAAGACAACCTGTCATGTTTAAGCATTTTCTTCTCTATATTCTTGTCATCTTTATTACCTTGGTGAACTTGCATGCCCCGCTTGCAGCAAGTTCCAAGAGTGAAAACTGCCAAACTCAATTGGTATCTCATGATGATTGGAATGTGCTCCTAAATCGCTATGTCAAAGATGGTTTTGTTGATTATCGTTCGTGGCACGCAATCTCCGAGGATAGGGTAATATTAACGAATTACCTCTCTGGGTTAGCAGGCTATTGTAAGCCGGCCTTCGAGCTATTGCCCGCAGCCTCGCGTCTGGCTTTTACTCTTAACCTCTATAATGCCGCCGTTATTGATTTGGTGCTTAAAAATTATCCTCTCAATTCAATCAACGACATCGATGATAAAGTCTTTAATAAGCCGATAATGAAATTAGAATGGCTGGATTCCAAGAGCGTGAGTCTTAATGCTTTAGAGAATGAAATCATTAGGCCAACGTTTAAAGACCCGCGAATTCATTTTGCTTTGGTCTGTGCAGCCGTGAGTTGTCCGCGACTTTTGAACCAGGCTTACAGCCCCGCCAAAGTGGACAAGCAGCTGGAAGCGCAGACAAACAATTTTTTCCGCGACCGCTTACAAGTTGATTATTCTCAAAAAGGTAATGTCTTAAAGGTTTCTAAGATTTTTGAATGGTATCGCCAAGATTTCGAGATAGCAGCGGGCAGCCTGAACAACTACCTCAAAAGAGAACTTCAAAAAGTGCAGAAATCGCCGTCTCGCAAAGAGGCCGAGATTCAGTTTTTTGAATACTCTTGGAAACTCAATCAATCGCGCAAGTAAGATGTCTAAGAGACACTCTGGTTTATGGGGCGGTTGTTATTGATTTCGATAGGTGTCGAGCATCGACTTCACGAGAGTCTCTACATTGCTGTGTTTCGGAACCCATCCCAATACATCTTTGGCAAGAGATGCGTCGGCAAGAACGATAGCTGGGTCGCCAGCTCGGCGTGGCCCAATTTCTACTTTGAAATCTACGCCCGATAGTTTTTTCGTGGCCTCTAGAATTTCTAAAACACTGATGCCGTTGGACGTTCCCAAGTTTAAGACAAGATCTTCATCCTGCGACGCGATATGTTCAAGTGCTTGAACATGTGCCTGGGCAAGGTCGGTTACGTGAATATAGTCTCTTATGCAGGTGCCGTCGTCAGTGTCGTAGTCGTCTCCAAATACGACTACTTTTTCTCGGGTTCCCATCACCACTTCCATGACAATCGGCATCAAGTTTCCTGGCTCTTTTTCGAGCCCTTTGATTTTTCCCGTTGGGTCATAACCGGCGGCATTGAAGTAACGAAGGCTGGCAAAACGCATGGACTTGAGTTGGCTATACCAATGCAGCAACCCCTCAATGGCGAGCTTAGTGTGCCCATAAAAGTTCATGGGCGCCGTTGGGTGACTCTCGTTCATCGGAACATATTTCGGCTCGCCGTAGACCGCAGCACTTGACGAAAAGACAAAGGACCGGATGTTGGCGTTGATACAGGCGTTCAAAAGGTTGACGGAACCGCTTAGGTTTTGTGTAGCAAAACGCCCAGGGTCGGTCATTGATTCACCGGCAGCCTTCAAGGCGGCGAGATGTATCACGGCATCGATGTTGACAGTGGCCGCTTCTAGCGCAGGTGCGTCTAGAATGTCGCCCTCGATGAATTCTGAACCAGGTAGGATGTTCTCTTTGTGTCCAGTGCTGAGATTGTCGAATACCACTGGTTGATGATCGGCAGTTAGAAGCGCCTCACAAACGTGGCTGCCAATATATCCAGCACCGCCCACAACCAAAACCCGCTTTTTATTCATAGCTACAATCTCCTCAGTATTGGGCCTTTGAGCCCGGGGGCCTTGTCGGCGCTTCTTGGACAACTGTCAATATGGAATTTTCGGGGTTTTTTAAGCTGAGCGGACTTCTGGAATGTTGCTTTGGCGTGGCCAAAACCCCCGTTATTTCAACGTTTTATGAAGTGTCTGCTCCGTTAGGATCGGCTGGCCGCGATGCGTCTAAGTTATTGATTATAATGGTGGTTGTCAGCTCTTACGTAGTGAGCTAGGCATACCCGGGAGTTCTACGGCTCAGCCCACAAACCTTAAGAAGGCGTTTTTTAAATGAAGAGAATCTTATTTTTAGCGGTGGCAGTTTTCTGTCTGTCGAGCTGCGGGGTCGATCCCAATGCGAATGCAGATGGCGACTGTATGACCGATGCACAAGAATTGGAGTTGGGTACGGATCCCGACAAAGCAGATGCAGATGCTGATGCTGATACGATAAGCGACTGCGATGAGTACGCTCTGGGTACCAACCCAATGGCTGCAGACTCAGACGGCGACGGAACCAACGATGCGGACGAAGTAACATGTCTTAGTGATCCAATGGATGCAGCTGAAACTTGCTACAAGTGTGGGTGGAAGCGAAACGACCCAGGTCGCTTGGCTTCTACCGGAGCAGGTATTGGTGATTTGATGGCCAACGTTCAAATGACTGACCAATGCGGCGACATGGTCTCGATTTGGGATTTTTATGGCGAATATCATATTCTGTATATGACGGCCGCATGGTGACAAGGCTGTACTGTCGAGGCAGGTCGTCTCGAGAATGCACAGCAGGAATTTATTCAAGAAACTGGTTTAGGATTTAGCTTTCTCTTCGCTCTATACGAAGGTAGCACGGGGCTGGCAGCAACTGCGCAGGATGTAAGTGCATACGCGCGTCAGGTGGGTATTTCTAGCTTTCCTGTGTTTGCTGATGGCGGACGAAATTATGCGGGAGCTACACCGATGACTCAGGAAGTTCACCCTGAAATGTGTGCCGTTTCTCCGGAAATGCGCATTATTTCTTGTTACTCCGGGCACGGTGGGTACGTGAATGCGCTCAATGATATTAGGGCGCACGCAGGACTCTAAGAATGAAGACAGGGCTCACTCATAGAATCCTTATTGCAGGATTCACACTTGGGTTGAGCCTTGCTTTCACGGCTTGCACAACAGCAGGCCCTGAAGAGAATCTGGACGATGGTTCCGTGCCGGTGGACGTCTCACCGGTACCGGACGAACCAGAGCCTACGGAAGAACCTTGTGTGAATACATTCACACTTCAAGACACGGTACCGGCGGTACTCAGCGAGGCCGGGCTTTATGATAATATTATCGACAAAAGCATCCATCCTTTGGTGAAGTCTTTCACGCCTCGCTTTCAGCTCTGGTCGGATGGTGCGGAGAAAGCGCGCTGGGTTTATCTGCCAGAATGTGATCCGGTGATTAATACTCAAGACAT
The nucleotide sequence above comes from Deltaproteobacteria bacterium. Encoded proteins:
- the galE gene encoding UDP-glucose 4-epimerase GalE, encoding MNKKRVLVVGGAGYIGSHVCEALLTADHQPVVFDNLSTGHKENILPGSEFIEGDILDAPALEAATVNIDAVIHLAALKAAGESMTDPGRFATQNLSGSVNLLNACINANIRSFVFSSSAAVYGEPKYVPMNESHPTAPMNFYGHTKLAIEGLLHWYSQLKSMRFASLRYFNAAGYDPTGKIKGLEKEPGNLMPIVMEVVMGTREKVVVFGDDYDTDDGTCIRDYIHVTDLAQAHVQALEHIASQDEDLVLNLGTSNGISVLEILEATKKLSGVDFKVEIGPRRAGDPAIVLADASLAKDVLGWVPKHSNVETLVKSMLDTYRNQ
- a CDS encoding DUF547 domain-containing protein, translated to MFKHFLLYILVIFITLVNLHAPLAASSKSENCQTQLVSHDDWNVLLNRYVKDGFVDYRSWHAISEDRVILTNYLSGLAGYCKPAFELLPAASRLAFTLNLYNAAVIDLVLKNYPLNSINDIDDKVFNKPIMKLEWLDSKSVSLNALENEIIRPTFKDPRIHFALVCAAVSCPRLLNQAYSPAKVDKQLEAQTNNFFRDRLQVDYSQKGNVLKVSKIFEWYRQDFEIAAGSLNNYLKRELQKVQKSPSRKEAEIQFFEYSWKLNQSRK